In Brassica napus cultivar Da-Ae unplaced genomic scaffold, Da-Ae ScsIHWf_790;HRSCAF=1133, whole genome shotgun sequence, one genomic interval encodes:
- the LOC125605636 gene encoding probable disease resistance protein RPP1, giving the protein MASSSFSLSPLSSLPPNWKHHVFPSFHGADVRRSFLSHILKEFRSKGIDTFIDDDIERNKSIGPQLIDAIKGSKIGIILLSKNYASSSWCLNELVEIMKCRTELGQTVMTIFYEVDPADVKKQRKDFGKSFRKTCKGKTSDEIETWKKALEGVATIAGYHSNNWDNEAAMIEKIATDVSNILNSSTPTRDFEELVVPGAHMEKWNYFFLNV; this is encoded by the exons ATGGCTTcgtcttctttttctctttctcctctATCTTCTCTGCCTCCAAATTGGAAGCACCATGTCTTCCCGAGCTTCCATGGGGCAGATGTCCGCAGATCCTTTCTTAGTCACATTCTGAAAGAGTTTAGAAGCAAAGGAATTGACACTTTCATTGACGATGATATCGAGAGGAATAAGTCGATCGGTCCCCAGCTTATCGATGCTATTAAAGGATCGAAAATTGGGATCATCTTGCTCTCCAAGAACTATGCTTCTTCGTCTTGGTGCCTAAACGAGTTAGTGGAGATCATGAAGTGTAGGACAGAGCTTGGTCAGACAGTTATGACCATTTTCTATGAAGTGGATCCAGCTGATGTAAAGAAGCAGAGGAAAGATTTTGGGAAGTCCTTTAGAAAAACGTGTAAAGGCAAAACAAGTGACGAGATTGAGACATGGAAAAAGGCTTTGGAAGGTGTGGCCACCATCGCTGGTTACCATTCAAACAACTG gGATAATGAAGCAGCCATGATCGAAAAAATAGCAACTGATGTTTCAAACATTTTGAATAGTTCCACGCCAACAAGAGATTTCGAGGAGTTAGTTGTACCGGGAGCTCATATGGAAAAatggaattatttttttttgaatgtctAA
- the LOC125605635 gene encoding uncharacterized protein LOC125605635: MVLRSSISNTRKFFQKTIDNVKSFFSNNATYHKLPKTPNNISINDHHHQNPNNIISSSSTSSIHKQLQPKSRDYVTKNRVLTQPPRRGDRDETLFSKPKVELVLLKLQEMEAIMNADIINDEEHVLDVREFLDCYSRLRCAAYIDVVEKFFMEVYSDLFSPQPLEHN; encoded by the coding sequence ATGGTGCTTAGAAGCTCCATCTCCAACACAAGAAAATTCTTCCAAAAAACTATCGACAACGTCAAATCATTTTTCTCCAACAATGCTACCTATCACAAACTACCTAAAACACCTAATAACATTTCCATCaacgatcatcatcatcaaaacccaaataacatcatatcatcatcatcgaCATCATCCATACATAAGCAGTTACAGCCTAAATCCAGAGACTATGTGACCAAAAACAGAGTTCTGACTCAACCACCGAGAAGAGGAGACAGAGATGAGACACTCTTTTCCAAACCAAAGGTTGAGCTTGTTCTCCTAAAGCTACAAGAGATGGAGGCGATAATGAATGCTGATATAATAAATGATGAGGAACATGTCTTAGATGTTCGGGAGTTCCTTGATTGCTACTCTCGTCTTCGTTGCGCTGCTTACATCGATGTGGTTGAGAAGTTTTTTATGGAGGTCTACTCTGATTTGTTTAGCCCTCAACCTCTCGAGCACAACTGA
- the LOC106384868 gene encoding probable zinc metalloprotease EGY1, chloroplastic, which produces MGTLTSVAFAAATNIRFGSFHCNLREKIKTPMPKVTSPLRERYCFSSPEETRVFKAVKCLGNDQNGSRGIDGGENRDTKSSVIRDSTVETASREEEDDDADEKSNSSSINEFGSDKTPYVSSRPSTESPIDPTYSSFQIDSFKLMELLGPERVDPADVKLIKDNIFGYSTFWVTKEEPFGDLGEGILFLGNLRGKREDVFAKLQRKLAELAGDKYNLFMIEEPNSEGPDPRGGARVSFGLLRKEVSEPGPTTLWQYVIAFILFLLTIGSSVELGIASQINRLPPEVVRYFTDPNAVEPPDMELLYPFVDSALPLAYGVLGILLFHELGHFLAAVPKKVKLSIPYFIPNITLGSFGAITQFKSILPDRSTKVDISLAGPFAGAALSVSMFAVGLFLSTNPDAASDLVQVPSMLFQGSLLLGLISRATLGYAAMHATTVSIHPLVIAGWCGLTTTAFNMLPVGCLDGGRAVQGAFGKNVLVTFGLSTYVMLGLRVLGGPLALPWGLYVLICQRTPEKACLNDVTEVGTWRKALVGTAIILVVLILLPVWDELAEEVGIGLVNTF; this is translated from the exons ATGGGGACTCTCACGAGCGTGGCTTTCGCAGCTGCCACTAACATCAGATTCGGATCGTTTCATTGCAATCTCCGGGAGAAGATTAAGACACCAATGCCTAAGGTTACTTCACCATTGAGAGAGAGATACTGTTTCTCTAGCCCTGAGGAAACCCGCGTATTTAAGGCTGTAAAGTGTTTAGGGAATGATCAAAACGGTAGCAGAGGAATCGACGGCGGAGAAAACAGAGACACCAAGTCGTCCGTTATTAGAGATTCAACTGTTGAAACTGCTTCgcgtgaagaagaagatgatgatgcagACGAGAAAAGTAACAGTAGCAGCATCAACGAGTTCGGTTCCGACAAGACTCCTTATGTTTCTTCAAGG ccatCAACTGAATCTCCTATTGATCCGACATACAGCAGCTTCCAAATAGACTCATTTAAGCTAATGGAGCTTCTTGGACCTGAGAGAGTAGACCCTGCAGATGTCAAGTTAATAAAGGACAACATCTTTGGCTATTCAACATTCTGGGTGACGAAAGAAGAACCCTTTGGGGATCTCGGAGAGGGCATCCTATTTCTTGGGAACTTAAGAGGAAAAAGGGAAGATGTTTTTGCAAAGCTTCAAAGAAAACTGGCGGAGCTTGCTGGCGATAAGTATAATTTGTTCATGATCGAGGAGCCTAACTCGGAGGGACCAGATCCACGCGGCGGTGCACGTGTTAGCTTTGGTCTGCTTCGTAAAGAAGTCTCGGAGCCAGGACCAACCACGCTCTGGCAGTATGTGATTGCCTTCATATTGTTCCTTCTGACTATTGGTTCCTCTGTAGAATTGGGAATTGCTTCTCAG ATTAACCGTCTACCTCCTGAGGTGGTAAGGTATTTCACCGATCCAAATGCTGTTGAACCACCTGATATGGAGCTTTTGTATCCATTTGTAGATTCTGCATTGCCTTTGGCATATGGTGTCTTGGGAATTCTTTTGTTTCAT GAATTGGGGCACTTTCTTGCTGCAGTTCCAAAGAAAGTAAAGCTTAGCATTCCTTACTTCATTCCAAACATTACACTCGGAAGTTTTGGTGCAATCACACAG TTCAAGTCGATTCTTCCCGACCGGAGTACAAAAGTTGACATTTCGCTAGCTGGTCCATTTGCTGGAGCTGCACTCTCAGTTTCCATGTTTGCTGTTGGTCTGTTTCTATCTACTAACCCAGATGCAGCTAGCGATCTGGTGCAGGTCCCTAGCATGTTATTCCAAGGTTCATTACTTCTTGGACTCATCAGCCGAGCAACCCTGGGATACGC AGCTATGCATGCTACAACAGTTTCGATCCACCCGCTTGTTATTGCTGGATG GTGTGGTTTAACAACAACGGCTTTTAATATGCTTCCTGTTGGGTGTTTGGATGGAGGAAGAGCTGTACAG GGCGCATTTGGGAAAAATGTACTGGTCACATTTGGGTTGTCAACCTATGTAATGCTTGGACTCAGAGTG CTCGGTGGCCCTTTGGCACTTCCTTGGGGTCTCTACGTGCTAATCTGCCAG AGAACACCCGAAAAAGCATGCTTGAACGATGTGACCGAGGTTGGAACATGGAGGAAGGCACTTGTCGGGACAGCAATTATTCTTGTTGTTTTGATACTCCTGCCTGTATGGGACGAACTCGCAGAAGAGGTAGGCATAGGGCTTGTAAACACATTTTGA